One window from the genome of Papilio machaon chromosome 6, ilPapMach1.1, whole genome shotgun sequence encodes:
- the LOC106714973 gene encoding uncharacterized protein LOC106714973, producing the protein MGDTGGVTSVTSKMKSRVEEEDESEEEVWDSEDDDETIARIQRAHYAQAAAMNPRRRAPPRPRPMSHKRKLEAVKNFHDFTKKLKKDTGISIRSLVGNNILELSDFSSEDSKSESDGLSEEEFVVNPNAVQELEEENESYIDPVTGDIVECKKTVQRPVSPDNISHHSDVQQNEEPKTLSISDIINEGGIDLSKNVEIAEVETSELCPDKCPEDLLDMKQDEASQDFEESNNVTEIHNEEVKPQDKLNEEAGPVKDEKKPETEEEKKLNNLNAINVRRNIREVMDEKNLDASTLTAQRQESERLARVQEQQRIIREVQRQIAMNRQNKIHQKTLSLLQGGSSILKKSGPGQKLNLPNTVTVKMPSGEIKRTIKHGQVELTKVQKPTTSATFSQKLGKLDQKPEKKEVVEIVDSSSGEETSSSSSDSDDCIMLSDSEVPPSPEAEEDPANSGLHVNDTYNIPDEQGRVLINIGHPESEEDIFLAPQIARIIKPHQIGGVRFLFDNIIESVERFSNSTGFGCILAHSMGLGKTLQIVSFCDIFLRHTTSKTVLCIMPINTLQNWVAEFNMWLPLDASNSPLAAHGEVRPRNFPIYVLNDSHKTLQMRAKVVKDWTATGGVLMIGYELYRLLSMKKDKKPRKKKKAELKAEAEKEKEAQRNDKNEVNEEMQGSESNMSKPSEESRGEKEEGETLNKTDQEIKDKEEKKEDSPADEDKKLLDEMYEALVRPGPDLVICDEGHRIKNSHSNISYALKQMRTKRRVVLTGYPLQNNLLEYWCMVDFVRPNYLGSKTEFCNMFERPIQNGQCIDSTPQDIRLMRYRAHVLHSLLVGFVQRRSHAVLQSTLPQKEEYVLLVRMTPLQRKLYDKFMNEVVRTTSVPNPLKAFAICCKIWNHPDVLYNFLRKRNEVNMAIEEDLDLEEIGGVTKAGRQTRSRGNPKKAAKPRGSKKPAATIPPNTTGSGNVQDAGTFGNTPFPPNGPYPGPPGLPGQPGMPDSYRSGRPEAPYPPYQEYHNSGQGYYPPNQGYNQEFNSNYYQQTQPPYGNNYPNQYPQNNSDCSQGYNQNYWNNSNYYGNPGYYNNPQYPNSQPQPEFAGNPPPNFNNSQPYPSNFNTMDPNNQPYPNNQIPQYPGNQDNFTNQHRPPFQGPLNQTTPAYPTFDSSASAPTNYPSSQPPQNYSNAPYQPPSFPGNSTSYGSNIPPPYNQYNNPNSNYPAYGNNPTPNQSQSNSLPNQTAVKTEMNVDSNYQTTERKPEPSYPQNNVPFENSYNFHQQNPLYPNQSETGTSGSYPCQYPPFSSNLETKPPLDSAGSPVTSWPITDTIKTEIDKLKLEDKLEMKSESDGEVKIEDLDTKKIVKDETKRDSSKLAASPKNQFVEGPSKDGALSKEITKSDKSESDEAAKKAKQKGKGKDSKKAEKPKARGRPNAKGRKDRKSSKDKNNEESESEESEKEEKMNKEEELAMVKKAEEMTYDWAAELLKDYVPGIIENSAKMELFFYLLNESIKVGDRLLLFSQSLFTLNLIEDFLEKNYIPGTVSLWQRNVSYYRLDGSTHALEREKLINEFNSNPNIYLFLVSTRAGSLGINLVGANRVIVFDASWNPCHDTQAVCRVYRYGQQKPCFVYRFVMDWCLEKKIYDRQINKQGMADRVVDECNPDAVLSMKEITNLCFDNDEKESEIKDLSEHAEKYVDLLMQGILTKHGTLLSKEPFQHESLLVDRKEKKLSSAEKRLAQRGYELEKKAALAPKPTGAYRAVRTADGTVVQRPVASVRPMQHARWIPADVWRRQGMTAQEMTLPLDVVIPTNSAEKTNIVLKAGQRVMVLKSPKGIYMQLESGKIIAIKTSLKGLQKGSEVKEGTPIGKKVLSNRAAVNIPGSLKNNSAITITSKTGLRPGMQRVMSRPSMLGPNKMRPVLPGQKIAEIRSRLGDMKSYTAMRPKMPMNHARLLRPNLPGSVSITRIPKQIKKPTNIASNESKKMELESDEDPQVLDSDEEEDSPNDSKEQETSEQTNKKEEAERKEDNSECQKSDAPQEAEKDTITEKDQKSNDSEPMVLTTDEKLPPEDALENKSMNETPREIPDAPNNHMNLAHNEMHEPTPIEKKINLLKNYRHQRPFGRPQTESSLTQLERTASTLNNEGIPDFRRNLDDITQSYSPVTDDKTNNKSRKKKSPTKIETNPEPRNIETPVNIERPPIPSSNMSHSVSSLLGSSTQKPRVDPMLGNHLPKPRMSDSIAQNLSLSGPRPNPLGISHDNQISPLRDYTMGQSLDHSKHMAMGPALGNIGLMGGPPVTPNIDVRKVPGSLGDPLSSPMPTGALKPVQPYPTHNPPPEVPYGQYPGYGMGYGAYPNPAYYAGYGGAYYPPYPPTTTPSVPPPDNYLPSNQQW; encoded by the exons ATGGGTGATACCGGTGGTGTCACTTCTGTTACAAGCAAAATGAAAAGTAGAGTCGAAGAAGAGGACGAATCAGAAGAAGAAGTTTGGGATAGCGAAGACGACGACGAGACTATCGCCAGAATTCAGCGCGCTCACTACGCGCAAGCAGCCGCTATGAATCCTCGTCGGCGGGCGCCTCCGCGCCCTCGCCCAATGAGCcacaaaagaaaattagaaGCAGTGAAAAATTTTCATGATTTtactaaaaagttaaaaaaagacaCTGGTATATCAATTCGTAGTTTAGTAGGAAACAATATATTAGAACTAAGTGACTTTTCTAGTGAAGATAGTAAATCGGAAAGTGATGGTTTATCCGAGGAAGAGTTTGTTGTTAACCCAAATGCAGTTCAGGAGTTAGAGGAGGAAAACGAAAGTTACATTGATCCTGTAACAGGTGATATTGTGGAATGCAAGAAAACAGTTCAGAGACCTGTAAGTCCAGACAATATTTCTCACCATTCTGATGTGCAGCAAAATGAAGAGCCCAAAACACTTTCAATCAGTGACATAATTAATGAGGGTGGTATTGACTTGAGTAAAAATGTTGAGATTGCTGAAGTTGAAACAAGTGAATTATGCCCAGACAAATGTCCAGAGGATTTGTTAGATATGAAGCAAGATGAGGCTAGCCAGGACTTTGAGGAGTCAAACAATGTAACTGAGATTCACAATGAAGAGGTCAAACCTCAAGATAAGTTAAATGAGGAAGCGGGTCCTGTAAAAGATGAAAAGAAACCTGAAACGGAAGAAGAG aaaaAACTGAACAATCTTAATGCAATTAATGTAAGGAGAAATATTAGAGAAGTAATGGACGAGAAAAATTTGGACGCATCAACTTTAACAGCCCAACGGCAGGAGTCTGAACGTCTGGCTCGTGTACAAGAACAGCAGAGGATCATCAGAGAg gTGCAAAGACAAATAGCAATGAACAGACAGAACAAAATTCACCAGAAAACTCTCTCTTTATTACAAGGCGgatcttcaatattaaaaaagtctgGGCCTggacaaaaattaaa tttaccAAACACTGTAACAGTGAAAATGCCATCAGGGGAAATTAAGAGGACTATTAAACATGGGCAAGTTGAACTTACCAAAGTCCAAAAGCCGACAACTTCAGCAACATTTTCACAGAAGCTTGGCAAACTTGATCAAAAGCCAGAAAAGAAAGAG GTGGTTGAAATAGTTGATAGTAGTAGCGGTGAAGAAACTTCATCGTCATCTTCAGACTCTGACGATTGCATAATGTTGTCAGATTCAGAAGTACCGCCAAGTCCTGAGGCTGAGGAAGATCCCGCTAATTCTG gTTTGCATGTAAATGACACCTACAATATACCAGACGAGCAAGGACGCGTCTTGATAAACATCGGTCATCCAGAATCAGAAGAAGATATATTCTTAGCTCCTCAAATTGCTAGAATTATAAAACCGCATCAG ATTGGAGGTGTGCGGTTCTTGTTTGACAATATCATAGAATCTGTTGAGAGATTTTCAAATTCAACAGGATTTGGTTGCATATTAGCACATTCTATGGGACTCGGGAAGACTTTACAGATTGTCTCCTTCTGTGACATATTTCTGAGGCACACCACATCAAAAACTGTGCTATGTATTATGCCAATTAATACTCTACAAAATTgg GTGGCAGAGTTCAACATGTGGCTGCCGCTAGATGCGAGCAACAGCCCGCTTGCAGCGCACGGTGAGGTCCGTCCAAGGAACTTTCCCATCTACGTCCTCAACGACAGCCACAAAACGCTACAGATGCGCGCTAAAGTTGTTaag gATTGGACTGCAACTGGCGGTGTGCTTATGATAGGATACGAACTATATAGACTTTTAAGTATGAAAAAGGACAAGAAACCtcgtaagaaaaaaaaggcGGAGTTGAAAGCCGAAGCGGAAAAAGAGAAAGAAGCACAgagaaatgataaaaatgaagtTAATGAAGAAATGCAG GGTTCAGAAAGTAATATGTCAAAGCCATCAGAAGAATCCCGAGGTGAAAAAGAGGAAGGCGAAACTCTAAATAAAACTGACCAAGAAATTAAAGATAAGGAAGAGAAAAAAGAAGATAGTCCAGCTGATGAGGACAAAAAACTTTTGGATG aaatgtaTGAAGCACTGGTACGACCTGGGCCAGACCTGGTGATATGTGACGAAGGTCACAGAATAAAGAATTCTCACTCAAACATATCTTAtgctttaaaacaaatgagaaCAAAACGCCGCGTCGTTCTCACTG GTTATCCGTTACAAAACAACTTATTGGAATACTGGTGTATGGTTGACTTTGTGCGACCGAATTACTTGGGCAGTAAGACTGAATTTTGCAACATGTTTGAACGTCCCATACAAAATGGACAATGTATTGATTCCACGCCTCAGGACATTCGGCTAATGAGATATAGAGCCCATGTTCTTCATTCATTGCTCGTGGGTTTTGTAcaaag ACGATCTCACGCCGTGCTTCAGTCTACTTTACCACAGAAAGAGGAATATGTGCTGCTCGTGCGCATGACACCTTTGCAAAGAAAATTATACGACAAATTCATGAATGAAGTTGTTAGAACTACATCGGTGCCTAATCCGTTAAAAGCATTCGCTATTTGCTGCaag ATATGGAATCATCCAGATGTCTTATACAATTTTCttagaaaaagaaatgaaGTTAACATGGCCATCGAGGAAGATCTAGATTTAGAGGAAATAGGCGGAGTCACTAAAGCCGGTCGACAAACTAGATCCAGAGGAAATCCCAAAAAGGCAGCTAAACCTCGG GGTTCTAAAAAGCCTGCGGCTACTATACCTCCTAATACTACTGGTTCAGGAAATGTTCAAGATGCGGGAACTTTTGGAAATACACCGTTCCCCCCAAACGGTCCTTACCCAGGACCACCAGGTCTACCGGGGCAACCAGGGATGCCTGACTCCTATAGATCCGGTAGACCAGAGGCTCCATATCCCCCGTATCAAGAATATCATAACTCTGGCCAAGGTTACTATCCCCCGAATCAAGGCTATAATCAGGAATTTAATAGCAATTATTATCAACAAACTCAACCGCCGTATGGCAACAATTATCCTAATCAGTATCCTCAGAACAATTCTGACTGTAGCCAAGGATATAATCAAAATTACTGGAACAATAGCAACTATTATGGTAATCCAGGTTACTATAACAATCCTCAGTATCCGAACTCACAACCGCAACCAGAGTTTGCTGGTAATCCTCCGCCTAATTTCAATAATAGTCAACCGTATCCATCAAACTTTAATACAATGGATCCAAACAATCAACCATATCCTAACAATCAAATACCACAGTATCCCGGTAACCAGGATAACTTCACCAATCAACACCGGCCTCCCTTTCAGGGACCTCTTAATCAAACTACTCCAGCATATCCTACATTTGATTCCAGTGCTTCAGCACCCACTAACTACCCAAGTAGTCAGCCACCACAGAATTATTCCAATGCACCATATCAACCTCCATCGTTTCCTGGAAACAGTACAAGCTATGGATCAAATATCCCACCTCCTTACAACCAATATAATAATCCTAATTCAAATTATCCTGCTTACGGAAATAATCCTACTCCTAATCAGTCTCAAAGTAATTCCTTGCCTAATCAAACGGCAGTTAAAACTGAGATGAATGTGGATTCCAATTATCAGACTACTGAGAGGAAACCTGAACCAAGCTATCCTCAAAATAATGTTCCATTTGAAAACTCATATAATTTTCATCAGCAAAATCCTCTATATCCAAATCAGTCAGAGACAGGTACGAGCGGTAGTTATCCGTGTCAGTACCCGCCTTTCTCTTCTAACCTTGAAACAAAACCGCCTCTCGATAGCGCTGGGAGTCCGGTCACATCATGGCCAATCACAGATACGATTAAGACTGAAATAGACAAACTAAAACTTGAAGACAAATTGGAAATGAAATCTGAATCAGACGGAGAGGTCAAAATAGAAGATCTAGATACCAAGAAAATTGTTAAAGATGAAACTAAAAGAGACAGTTCCAAATTAGCAGCGTCGCctaaaaatcaatttgttgAAGGTCCTTCAAAAGATGGTGCATTATCAAAAGAAATAACTAAAAGTGATAAATCAGAATCTGACGAAGCCGCCAAGAAAGCTAAACAAAAAGGCAAAGGAAAAGACAGTAAGAAAGCAGAAAAACCGAAGGCCAGAGGACGACCCAATGCGAAGGGACGGAAAGATAGAAAATCATCGAAAGATAAGAATAACGAGGAGTCGGAATCTGAAGAAAGTGAAAAGGAggaaaaaatgaataaagaaGAGGAGTTAGCTATGGTGAAAAAGGCGGAAGAAATGACATACGATTGGGCGGCCGAATTGTTGAAGGATTACGTGCCGGGTATTATTGAAAATTCCGCCAAGATGGAGTTGTTCTTTTATCTTCTCAATGAAAGTATCAAAGTCGGAGATAGGTTATTACTTTTTAGTCagagtttatttacattgaatcTTATTGAGGATttcttggaaaaaaattacatcccTGGTACAGTTAGTTTATGGCAGAGAAATGTTTCATACTACA gaCTAGACGGGTCAACCCATGCTTTGGAACGAGAGAAGTTGatcaatgaatttaactcgAACCCTAATATATACTTATTCCTGGTTTCGACTCGCGCCGGCTCACTCGGTATTAACTTGGTGGGGGCCAACAGGGTCATTGTGTTTGACGCTAGCTGGAACCCTTGTCACGACACGCAAGCTGTTTGTCGAGTATATAG gtACGGTCAGCAAAAGCCATGTTTCGTGTACCGTTTCGTGATGGACTGGTGTTTGGAGAAGAAGATCTACGACAGACAGATCAACAAGCAGGGCATGGCGGACCGCGTCGTCGACGAGTGCAACCCCGACGCCGTGCTCTCTATGAAGGAGATCACCAATCTATGCTTTGATAATGACGAAAAA gAATCAGAAATAAAAGATCTATCAGAGCACGCAGAGAAGTATGTTGACTTGCTGATGCAAGGTATTCTCACAAAGCACGGCACATTGTTGAGCAAGGAACCTTTCCAGCATGAATCACTCCTAGTCGATAGAAAGGAGAAGAAATTATCTAGCGCTGAAAAAAGACTTGCACAAAGAGG TTACGAGTTGGAGAAGAAGGCGGCCCTGGCGCCGAAGCCGACGGGCGCGTACCGCGCGGTGCGCACGGCGGACGGCACGGTGGTGCAGCGGCCCGTGGCCTCCGTGCGGCCGATGCAGCACGCGCGCTGGATACCTGCAGACGTGTGGCGCCGACAGGGCATGACCGCGCAGGAGATGACGCTGCCTCTAG ACGTTGTTATACCTACGAATTCGGCCGAAAAGACTAATATTGTACTAAAGGCAGGACAGCGCGTCATGGTATTGAAGTCGCCGAAAGGTATTTATATGCAGCTCGAGTCTGGTAAAATCATTGCAATTAAGACGTCACTCAAAGGTTTGCAAAAAGGATCCGAAGTCAAAGAAGGAACCCCAATAGGAAAGAAAG ttttgAGCAATCGCGCTGCAGTAAATATTCCtggttctttaaaaaataactctgCAATTACGATAACATCAAAGACCGGACTTAGACCTGGGATGCAAAGAGTAATGTCCCGACCCTCAATGTTAGGTCCTAACAAAATGAGACCCGTATTGCCTGGTCAAAAGATAGCAGAGATAAGAAGCCGTTTAGGAGATATGAAGTCGTACACAGCGATGCGTCCGAAGATGCCAATGAATCACGCGCGTTTACTGCGGCCTAACCTACCCGGTTCTGTTAGTATAACAAGGATAccgaaacaaataaaaaagcctACAAACATTGCGTCCAATGAGTCGAAGAAAATGGAATTAGAGTCGGATGAAGACCCTCAGGTATTAGACAGCGATGAGGAAGAGGATTCACCAAACGATAGTAAGGAACAAGAAACAAGcgagcaaacaaacaaaaaagaagaAGCCGAAAGAAAAGAAGACAATAGTGAATGCCAAAAGTCAGATGCCCCTCAAGAAGCTGAAAAAGATACGATAACAGAAAAAGACCAGAAAAGTAACGACAGTGAACCAATGGTACTCACGACGGATGAGAAATTACCACCTGAAGATGCCttagaaaataaatccatGAATGAAACACCTAGAGAAATACCCGATGCCCCCAACAATCACATGAATTTGGCACATAACGAAATGCACGAACCCACACCAatcgaaaagaaaataaatctattaaagAACTATAGGCACCAACGTCCTTTCGGCCGACCGCAGACGGAATCTAGTTTAACTCAGCTAGAAAGAACGGCTAGCACATTGAACAATGAAGGAATACCAGACTTTCGAAGAAACTTGGACGATATTACACAATCTTACTCACCGGTCACCGAtgacaaaacaaacaataaatccAGAAAGAAGAAATCACcaactaaaattgaaacaaatccCGAACCTCGGAATATAGAAACACCTGTAAATATAGAAAGGCCGCCGATACCGAGTTCAAATATGTCTCATAGTGTATCCAGTCTACTCGGCTCGAGCACGCAGAAACCTCGGGTCGATCCGATGCTCGGCAACCACTTACCTAAACCCAGGATGAGCGACTCGATAGCACAAAACTTATCGCTCAGTGGGCCCCGACCAAATCCTTTGGGCATATCTCACGACAACCAAATCAGTCCACTGCGCGATTACACTATGGGCCAAAGTTTAGATCATTCGAAGCACATGGCGATGGGCCCGGCCTTGGGGAACATAGGGCTGATGGGTGGTCCCCCGGTGACGCCTAACATTGACGTGCGGAAAGTACCGGGTTCGCTTGGTGATCCTCTAAGCAGTCCTATGCCAACTGGTGCGCTGAAACCTGTAcagccttatcccactcacaaTCCGCCTCCAGAAGTACCTTATGGACAATATCCAG GTTACGGCATGGGGTACGGCGCGTACCCGAACCCAGCGTACTACGCGGGGTACGGCGGCGCGTACTACCCGCCGTACCCGCCCACCACCACGCCCTCTGTACCGCCGCCAGATAACTACCTGCCTTCTAACCAGCAGTGGTAG
- the LOC106714901 gene encoding NADH dehydrogenase [ubiquinone] 1 beta subcomplex subunit 7 translates to MGQIMGSYNARNVDLYMDDKPTFDPQDGFSFERKQREMLARDEDLISARIPPSKRDYCAHHLLEYQVCRYKNMPMLYRCAHEKHNYLNCEHQDYVLRMKEFERERRLRLRENRLVGVA, encoded by the exons ATGGGACAAATAATGGGTTCTTATAATGCCCGAAATGTCGATCTTTACATGGACGATAAACCAACTTTTGATCCTCAAGACGGGTTTTCATTCGAGCGTAAACAGCGAG AAATGTTAGCGCGAGATGAAGATTTAATTTCGGCAAGAATACCTCCCTCCAAACGCGACTATTGCGCTCATCATTTACTGGAATATCAAGTATGTCGCTACAAAAATATGCCCATGTTGTACCGATGTGCTCATGAGAAACACAATTATTTGAACTGTGAGCACCAAGa TTATGTGCTCCGCATGAAGGAGTTTGAGCGTGAACGTCGTTTGAGACTTCGTGAAAATCGTCTCGTTGGTGTTGCTTAA
- the LOC106714931 gene encoding serine/threonine-protein kinase Nek8: MDITERFKLHKLIVLRTIGKGTYGNVYLCEKRNKKSLAVVKDIELNTKLQNHNKEIANEIKILATMNHPNIIKFYNCYYEEKHVMICMEYATKGNLAEYMFERCPNLIKQTEILFYFSQVLLGVRYIHNLDIIHRDLKAENILLTGTHGVIVKIGDFGISKMLASAKKTSTVIGTPYYLAPELCEGKPYDSKSDVWALGCLLYEMCTHKRAFDSESLVGLVKVITSGNVHPIDMTVYDRGLQDLIDSMLSVIPDKRSTIKELLGRPILLPTVYTVYLDAGNDELLYAKFCKCF; this comes from the exons atgGATATTACAGAAAGAtttaaattgcataaattaataGTTCTAAGGACAATAGGCAAGGGCACGTATGG aaatgtttacttatgtgaaaaaagaaataaaaagtcgCTAGCTGTAGTAAAGGATATTGAACTGAATACGAAATTACAAAACCATAATaag GAAATCGCcaacgaaattaaaattttagcaaCAATGAATCAtcccaatataataaaattttataattgttattacgAAGAAAAACACGTTATGATTTGTATGGAATATGCGACGAAAGGAAACTTAGCGGAATATATGTTTGAACGATGTcccaatttaataaaacagacg gagattttattttattttagtcaaGTCCTTTTGGGAGTACGCTACATACACAATCTGGATATAATCCACAGAGATTTGAAAGCGGAAAATATCTTATTAACAGGAACTCATGGTGTGATTGTTAAAATTGGAGACTTCggaatttcaaaaatgttagCTAG TGCAAAGAAAACTTCAACTGTGATTGGTACTCCTTATTATCTAGCACCAGAACTTTGCGAGGGTAAGCCATACGACTCCAAAAGCGACGTGTGGGCGCTCGGGTGTCTGTTATATGAAATGTGTACACATAAGCGGGCCTTTGACTCAGAG TCACTAGTGGGGTTGGTGAAAGTGATAACAAGTGGTAACGTCCATCCAATTGATATGACAGTGTATGATAGAGGACTCCAAGACCTGATAGACTCAATGCTTTCTGTAATTCCGGATAAGCGGTCGACGATAAAGGAACTATTAGGCAGACCCATCCTTCTACCTACAGTCTACACAGTTTATTTGGATGCTGGAAATGATGAATTGTTGTATGcgaaattttgtaaatgtttttaa
- the LOC106714890 gene encoding U2 small nuclear ribonucleoprotein A' — protein sequence MVKLTTELIQNSMQYMNPCRDRELDLRGYKIPQIENLGATLDQFDTIDFSDNDVRKLDGFPLLKRLKCLFFNNNRIVRIGENLEQYLPNLESLILTNNNIGELGDLDPLATLPKLKTLSLMHNPVANKQHYRAYVAFKFPELRLLDFRKIKQKERDEANALFKSKKGKEMQKEISRKAKTFVPGGNMPDPKVTNLNPQEIHKIREAIKNASSLQEVERLTRMLQSGQIPGQKPIQPATQTNGKQNEDEEMETEQTGN from the exons ATGGTGAAATTAACAACAGAACTCATTCAAAATTCAATGCAATATATGAATCCATGCCGAGATCGTGAGTTGGATCTTAGAG GATATAAAATTCcacaaatagaaaatttagGAGCGACTTTGGATCAGTTTGATACAATCGATTTCTCCGATAACGATGTTCGAAAACTAGATGGATTTCCACTgctaaaaagattaaaatgtttattttttaataataaccgTATTGT gAGAATAGGTGAAAATCTGGAACAATATCTTCCGAATTTAGagtctttaattttaacaaataacaatattggTGAATTAGGGGACTTGGATCCTTTGGCAACACTACCCAAACTTAAAACTCTATCACTAATGCACAACCCCGTGGCAAATAAACAGCACTACAG AGCCTATGTAGCATTTAAATTTCCAGAGCTAAGATTGCTAGATTTCAgaaaaattaagcaaaaagAAAGGGATGAGGCAAATGCTTTGTTCAAGAGTAAAAAAGGCAAGGAAATGCAAAAAGAGATTTCAAGAAAAGCAAAAACATTTGTACCTGGAGGAAATATGCCCGATCCTAAAGTTACAA ATTTGAATCCTCAAGAGATCCACAAGATCAGAGAGGCAATCAAGAATGCTTCATCCTTGCAAGAGGTTGAGAGGCTAACAAGAATGTTGCAGTCAGGTCAAATTCCCGGACAGAAGCCAATACAACCTGCAACACAAACCAATGGAAAAc AAAACGAGGATGAAGAAATGGAGACTGAACAAACGGGAAATTGA